The following coding sequences lie in one Glycine soja cultivar W05 chromosome 16, ASM419377v2, whole genome shotgun sequence genomic window:
- the LOC114389447 gene encoding protein MID1-COMPLEMENTING ACTIVITY 1-like isoform X3: MASSWEYFGEIANVAQLTGIDAVRLIGMIVKAANTARMHKKNCRQFAQHLKLIGNLLDQLKISELKKYPETREPLEQLEDALRRSYILVNSCQDRSYLYLLAMGWNIVYQFRKAQSEIDRYLHLVPLISLVDNNRVRERLEVIEKDQCEYTLDDEEQKVQSVILKPEPEKVDAVVLKKTLSCSYPNFSFTEALKKENEKLQVELQHSQANMDLHQYEFIQHLLDVTEVAALYHSEKSHKTVEYSDYSFSDANGDKGHSSNEKIHEKNDTHSTSRSSVSEKDQLSTGGSYHWEDWHTDLLACCSEPCLCIKTCFYPCGTLSKIATVANNRPISSAETCNELMAYSLILSCCCYTCCIRRKLRKMLNIRERSGDPWC; the protein is encoded by the exons ATGGCATCTTCATGGGAATATTTTGGGGAGATTGCAAATGTGGCTCAGCTAACGGGCATAGATGCGGTGAGGTTAATTGGGATGATTGTGAAAGCTGCAAATACAGCACGGATGCACAAGAAGAATTGCAGGCAATTTGCTCAGCATCTGAAGTTGATAGGGAATTTGCTGGACCAGCTAAAGATCTCGGAGCTTAAGAAGTACCCCGAAACCCGGGAGCCTCTGGAGCAGCTAGAAGATGCCCTTAGAAGGTCTTACATTTTGGTCAATAGTTGTCAGGACCGGAGCTATCTTTATTTGCTGGCCATGGGATGGAACATTGTTTATCAGTTCAGGAAGGCTCAGAGTGAAATTGACAGATACTTGCACCTTGTTCCTCTCATTTCACTAGTCGATAATAATCGAGTCAGG GAGAGACTTGAAGTTATTGAAAAGGATCAATGTGAGTATACATTAGATGATGAAGAGCAAAAGGTGCAGAGTGTTATTTTGAAACCTGAGCCCGAAAAAGTTGATGCTGTGGTGCTGAAGAAAACTCTTTCCTGTTCTTACCCCAACTTTTCTTTCACTGAAgcacttaaaaaagaaaatgaaaaacttcaAGTAGAGCTACAACATTCACAAGCAAATATGGATTTACATCAGTATGAATTCATTCAACATTTACTAGATGTCACAGAAGTTGCAGCTCTTTATCATTCTGAAAAAAGTCACAAGACAGTAGAGTACAGTGACTACAGTTTTTCTGATGCCAATGGTGACAAAGGTCATTCTTCTAATGAAAAAATCCACGAAAAGAATGATACTCATTCCACATCAAG ATCATCAGTTTCAGAAAAGGATCAGCTATCAACTGGAGGCTCATATCATTGGGAAGATTGGCATACTGATTTACTTGCCTGTTGTTCTGAACCTTGTCTTT GTATAAAGACATGCTTCTATCCTTGTGGGACATTGTCAAAGATTGCTACTGTTGCAAATAACAGGCCAATAT CTTCTGCAGAAACATGTAATGAATTGATGgcatattcattaattttatcttgCTGTTGCTATACTTGCTGCATAAGGAGGAAGCTTCGGAAGATGTTGAACATCAGG GAGAGAAGTGGAGATCCGTGGTGTTGA
- the LOC114389447 gene encoding protein MID1-COMPLEMENTING ACTIVITY 1-like isoform X1, whose amino-acid sequence MASSWEYFGEIANVAQLTGIDAVRLIGMIVKAANTARMHKKNCRQFAQHLKLIGNLLDQLKISELKKYPETREPLEQLEDALRRSYILVNSCQDRSYLYLLAMGWNIVYQFRKAQSEIDRYLHLVPLISLVDNNRVRERLEVIEKDQCEYTLDDEEQKVQSVILKPEPEKVDAVVLKKTLSCSYPNFSFTEALKKENEKLQVELQHSQANMDLHQYEFIQHLLDVTEVAALYHSEKSHKTVEYSDYSFSDANGDKGHSSNEKIHEKNDTHSTSRSSVSEKDQLSTGGSYHWEDWHTDLLACCSEPCLCIKTCFYPCGTLSKIATVANNRPISSAETCNELMAYSLILSCCCYTCCIRRKLRKMLNIRGGFIDDFLSHLMCCCCALVQERREVEIRGVEGPEKTNTRPPPSQYMES is encoded by the exons ATGGCATCTTCATGGGAATATTTTGGGGAGATTGCAAATGTGGCTCAGCTAACGGGCATAGATGCGGTGAGGTTAATTGGGATGATTGTGAAAGCTGCAAATACAGCACGGATGCACAAGAAGAATTGCAGGCAATTTGCTCAGCATCTGAAGTTGATAGGGAATTTGCTGGACCAGCTAAAGATCTCGGAGCTTAAGAAGTACCCCGAAACCCGGGAGCCTCTGGAGCAGCTAGAAGATGCCCTTAGAAGGTCTTACATTTTGGTCAATAGTTGTCAGGACCGGAGCTATCTTTATTTGCTGGCCATGGGATGGAACATTGTTTATCAGTTCAGGAAGGCTCAGAGTGAAATTGACAGATACTTGCACCTTGTTCCTCTCATTTCACTAGTCGATAATAATCGAGTCAGG GAGAGACTTGAAGTTATTGAAAAGGATCAATGTGAGTATACATTAGATGATGAAGAGCAAAAGGTGCAGAGTGTTATTTTGAAACCTGAGCCCGAAAAAGTTGATGCTGTGGTGCTGAAGAAAACTCTTTCCTGTTCTTACCCCAACTTTTCTTTCACTGAAgcacttaaaaaagaaaatgaaaaacttcaAGTAGAGCTACAACATTCACAAGCAAATATGGATTTACATCAGTATGAATTCATTCAACATTTACTAGATGTCACAGAAGTTGCAGCTCTTTATCATTCTGAAAAAAGTCACAAGACAGTAGAGTACAGTGACTACAGTTTTTCTGATGCCAATGGTGACAAAGGTCATTCTTCTAATGAAAAAATCCACGAAAAGAATGATACTCATTCCACATCAAG ATCATCAGTTTCAGAAAAGGATCAGCTATCAACTGGAGGCTCATATCATTGGGAAGATTGGCATACTGATTTACTTGCCTGTTGTTCTGAACCTTGTCTTT GTATAAAGACATGCTTCTATCCTTGTGGGACATTGTCAAAGATTGCTACTGTTGCAAATAACAGGCCAATAT CTTCTGCAGAAACATGTAATGAATTGATGgcatattcattaattttatcttgCTGTTGCTATACTTGCTGCATAAGGAGGAAGCTTCGGAAGATGTTGAACATCAGG GGGGGCTTTATTGAtgattttctttctcatttgatGTGTTGTTGCTGTGCCCTTGTGCAAGAAAGGAGAGAAGTGGAGATCCGTGGTGTTGAAG GTCCTGAGAAGACCAACACAAGACCTCCACCCTCACAGTACATggaatcataa
- the LOC114389447 gene encoding protein MID1-COMPLEMENTING ACTIVITY 1-like isoform X2: MASSWEYFGEIANVAQLTGIDAVRLIGMIVKAANTARMHKKNCRQFAQHLKLIGNLLDQLKISELKKYPETREPLEQLEDALRRSYILVNSCQDRSYLYLLAMGWNIVYQFRKAQSEIDRYLHLVPLISLVDNNRVRERLEVIEKDQCEYTLDDEEQKVQSVILKPEPEKVDAVVLKKTLSCSYPNFSFTEALKKENEKLQVELQHSQANMDLHQYEFIQHLLDVTEVAALYHSEKSHKTVEYSDYSFSDANGDKGHSSNEKIHEKNDTHSTSRSSVSEKDQLSTGGSYHWEDWHTDLLACCSEPCLCIKTCFYPCGTLSKIATVANNRPISSAETCNELMAYSLILSCCCYTCCIRRKLRKMLNIRKGEKWRSVVLKVLRRPTQDLHPHSTWNHK, encoded by the exons ATGGCATCTTCATGGGAATATTTTGGGGAGATTGCAAATGTGGCTCAGCTAACGGGCATAGATGCGGTGAGGTTAATTGGGATGATTGTGAAAGCTGCAAATACAGCACGGATGCACAAGAAGAATTGCAGGCAATTTGCTCAGCATCTGAAGTTGATAGGGAATTTGCTGGACCAGCTAAAGATCTCGGAGCTTAAGAAGTACCCCGAAACCCGGGAGCCTCTGGAGCAGCTAGAAGATGCCCTTAGAAGGTCTTACATTTTGGTCAATAGTTGTCAGGACCGGAGCTATCTTTATTTGCTGGCCATGGGATGGAACATTGTTTATCAGTTCAGGAAGGCTCAGAGTGAAATTGACAGATACTTGCACCTTGTTCCTCTCATTTCACTAGTCGATAATAATCGAGTCAGG GAGAGACTTGAAGTTATTGAAAAGGATCAATGTGAGTATACATTAGATGATGAAGAGCAAAAGGTGCAGAGTGTTATTTTGAAACCTGAGCCCGAAAAAGTTGATGCTGTGGTGCTGAAGAAAACTCTTTCCTGTTCTTACCCCAACTTTTCTTTCACTGAAgcacttaaaaaagaaaatgaaaaacttcaAGTAGAGCTACAACATTCACAAGCAAATATGGATTTACATCAGTATGAATTCATTCAACATTTACTAGATGTCACAGAAGTTGCAGCTCTTTATCATTCTGAAAAAAGTCACAAGACAGTAGAGTACAGTGACTACAGTTTTTCTGATGCCAATGGTGACAAAGGTCATTCTTCTAATGAAAAAATCCACGAAAAGAATGATACTCATTCCACATCAAG ATCATCAGTTTCAGAAAAGGATCAGCTATCAACTGGAGGCTCATATCATTGGGAAGATTGGCATACTGATTTACTTGCCTGTTGTTCTGAACCTTGTCTTT GTATAAAGACATGCTTCTATCCTTGTGGGACATTGTCAAAGATTGCTACTGTTGCAAATAACAGGCCAATAT CTTCTGCAGAAACATGTAATGAATTGATGgcatattcattaattttatcttgCTGTTGCTATACTTGCTGCATAAGGAGGAAGCTTCGGAAGATGTTGAACATCAGG AAAGGAGAGAAGTGGAGATCCGTGGTGTTGAAG GTCCTGAGAAGACCAACACAAGACCTCCACCCTCACAGTACATggaatcataaataa
- the LOC114389426 gene encoding F-box protein At4g35930-like, which produces MGKVSLKEKGWRVKGRRQVRSSGNKYLRPGALAQLRCSKPSGSGGGGKCCCTDLGKKRVAVLHSRKSGGGCGGGGGGSVQQRYVENNIRVFDKSPVMLSPVNLVKHNSGFVGTPKTPRLDDSLSESKLESLPMDLLVKILCHLHHDQLRAVFHVSQKIRKAVIIARQFHFNYTTPDRSRQEMLSTMTPRPTEHWPFLCKGDGKGVRIPSPHTPKAPRHGPRPPSRLKISEMRQVTAVLFPESAFPSHCLVPSVISKPLCKSLASNRVLFYEDELCQAVAQNKLR; this is translated from the exons ATGGGGAAGGTGTCGCTGAAAGAGAAGGGTTGGAGGGTTAAGGGTCGGAGGCAGGTTCGGAGCTCCGGGAACAAGTACCTGAGACCCGGAGCCCTGGCTCAGCTTCGGTGCTCCAAGCCTTCAGGTTCGGGTGGTGGAGGTAAGTGTTGCTGTACCGATCTCGGAAAAAAGAGAGTGGCGGTGTTGCACTCCAGAAAGAGTGGTGGTGGTTGTGGCGGCGGCGGCGGTGGTTCTGTACAGCAGCGGTATGTGGAGAATAATATTAGGGTTTTCGATAAGAGTCCTGTGATGTTGTCGCCGGTGAATTTGGTGAAACACAACAGTGGTTTCGTTGGGACCCCCAAAACCCCTCGCCTCGACGATTCGCTGTCGGAATCGAAGCTTGAGTCTCTCCCCATGGATTTGTTG GTTAAAATTCTGTGCCACCTGCACCATGACCAACTGAGGGCTGTCTTCCATGTTTctcaaaaaattagaaaagcT GTTATAATTGCAAGGCAGTTTCACTTCAATTATACTACTCCAGATCGCTCTCGGCAGGAGATGTTAAGTACAATGACTCCTCGTCCTACTGAGCATTGGCCTTTTTTGTG CAAGGGTGATGGGAAGGGAGTTAGGATTCCAAGCCCACACACACCTAAAGCACCTAGACATGGCCCTCGACCTCCTTCTCGCCTAAAAATTTCAGAGATGAGGCAGGTTACAGCTGTTCTTTTCCCAGAGTCAGCATTCCCTTCTCATTGCTTGGTGCCATCAGTTATATCAAAGCCCCTATGCAAATCCTTGGCTTCGAATAGAGTTCTCTTCTATGAAGATGAACTATGTCAGGCAGTTGCTCAGAATAAACTACGCTGA